The sequence TCTGCGGCCGTTGCCGAAGCATTTTCAAACGGTGTGTGGACCATGGTCGAGGTCAACGAAGCCACCCTGCGCGGGGGCCATGTGTACCTGGAACTGTCTGAACGCGATGGTGCCGGACAGCCAGTTGCGAAGGCCAAAGGCATGATTTGGGCGAACACTGTGGCGCGAATCCTCCCAGAGTTTGAGAAGGCTACTGGGGCCGTCATCGGCGCTGGGATCAAGCTGCTGGTGCGAGCAAGGCCGGTTTTCAAGCCGCAATACGGTTTCAGCCTGGAGATCGATGCGATCGATCCGGAGTACACACTTGGCGACCTTGAAGCCAAGAAGCGTGAAATACGGACTCGACTGCAGCAGGAAGGGCTCTTCGAATGCAATCGAAAGCTCACCGCGCCAACCGATTTTCAACTTGTACTGGTCGTATCGCCACCAGAGGCTGCAGGTTTGGGTGACTTTAAGAAAGAGGCAGATCGATTGGGGCGGCATGGGATCTGCCGCTTTGTCTACGCTCACAGCCGGTTTCAGGGGGAGGGTGCTGCTCGCGAGATTGTGGGCGCCGCGTTGGCTGCGCTTCGCGATATGAGCAGCACAGGACACCCCGATGCCATCGTACTGATTCGTGGTGGCGGCGCGGCCAACGACCTGGCATGGCTGAACGACTACCACTTGGCTCGTTTCATCTGCGAGCAGTCCATTCCGGTGCTGACGGGCATCGGCCATGAAAGGGACAGCACGCTGCCCGACGAGGTGGCGAACACGCGCTTCGATACACCCAGCAAGGTGATCGCCGGTATCGAGCAGCAAATCGTGCGACGAATCCGTGAAGCCCAGCGGGCATGGGAATCGATCCTTGCCACGGCAACACAGGATTGCCGCAACGCCAGACTGGACGTGGAACGCTCAGATGCCCAAGTCCGGGCCGATGCGACAGCTCATGTCGCACGTGCCCGGCACGACAGCGTGGCGGCTCTGAACGAGATCGCCATAAACGCGGTTCGCCAGGTGCATGACGGATCGAATCAGGTGGCGGCGATGCTGAACGAGGTTCGTGCGGGTGCCAGCATGGACATCGCCATGGCGCGGCAAGCCGTTCCCGCGCTGATGACAGCAATTCGCATCGATGCACTGTCCACATTGGCCGAGGCTAGGTCGG is a genomic window of Hydrogenophaga sp. RAC07 containing:
- the xseA gene encoding exodeoxyribonuclease VII large subunit is translated as MARQYLDVPYREKDAAKALGARFDGGVKRWYVEDGVELAAFHVWLPAELALAPSPGSVSDIASSNSDTTTVRRGVPLSRLLSSVSAAVAEAFSNGVWTMVEVNEATLRGGHVYLELSERDGAGQPVAKAKGMIWANTVARILPEFEKATGAVIGAGIKLLVRARPVFKPQYGFSLEIDAIDPEYTLGDLEAKKREIRTRLQQEGLFECNRKLTAPTDFQLVLVVSPPEAAGLGDFKKEADRLGRHGICRFVYAHSRFQGEGAAREIVGAALAALRDMSSTGHPDAIVLIRGGGAANDLAWLNDYHLARFICEQSIPVLTGIGHERDSTLPDEVANTRFDTPSKVIAGIEQQIVRRIREAQRAWESILATATQDCRNARLDVERSDAQVRADATAHVARARHDSVAALNEIAINAVRQVHDGSNQVAAMLNEVRAGASMDIAMARQAVPALMTAIRIDALSTLAEARSVTSVGYNTVVDRTAALTRSAGLAVQSQLQRVAERAVGAIKQARSSAQALVREVAGQGPEKTLGRGFAIVRNGDGRPVTSKEVAQASSRLSIQFRDGTADVVPAPKQQRSTR